In Chryseobacterium oryzae, the genomic stretch AGCCAGAAGTTGTGTACTATGGAGCTGGAGAATCTGGTAAAGATAAAAATGCAAAAGGGACTCCGGGATACAATGCTATGTATGCAAATAATTATATTAGTGTACCGGTATCTTTTAAAGGGTACTTTTCTGAAGCTGAGTCAGAATTTTTCGGATTGATTGGTCCAAGATTTAATTTTCTTTTGAATCAGAAAGTTACCAATGAATCTCGTGATATTTATAAAACAGATCAGGAAGGAAAGGCAAATTCATTTAATTTTGCCATCGGTGCAGGAATTGGATATAGTTACAAAAGACAGCTTGAAGTTGCTTTAAAATATGATTTAGGGTTATCTAATACTTATCCTAAATTGGATGAAAGTAAATTAGATCCAAATTCATTGAAAAAGAAATCTGAACAGGTTTTGAGCATCAGCTTAAGCTATATTTTCGAATAATTTTTTTCTATATGAGAAAATATAAATCCCAAACTTTATCGGTTTGGGATTTTTTATGAATTACATGCTTAAACCAATACCCCGTTTTTGGACGAGATAGGATCAGGAAGTTCTGTTTCTCCCATTATCTGCAAGAGATCTATCTCGATGTTTCTGCAAATGGAAAGCATAGGAATATCGAACATAAGACCTTCAAAAGGGTTTTCAGAATAATCTCCTACGAGTTCCATAATGATGTAAATCCATCCTATAATAATGCAGAAAGGGATAGACATCCATATTCCATAATCTCCCAATTTAGAAAATTCATTCACCAATCCTAAAGGAAGTAGCATAATAAATAAAACATTAAAAACAAACGCTGTACTTGCAAATTGTCTTGGTAAAGGGAACTTTTTTATTCTTTCTGCCTGACCTTGAAGGGTGTAAAATTCATTTAAACAATCTTGAAGTTGCATTTGGTTAAAATCTGAAATAGCATTCTCGTTTTTAAGTTCATTAACATCTTTAGACTGTTGTGCTATAAGATATGTAGCAAAATTTTTGTAATGAGATTGTAATTCAACCTCTTCTTCGGTAAGATATTTATTAAGGAAAATGGGAGTTCTGCCATAGTCTGGAAATCCCGCTTTTATCAGTCTGTTTCTTCGTCTGTTAATTTTTTGGGTGTGTTGCTGATCCGATTTGATATGTTCCCAGTCTGTAGGAACTAAAATTTGTTCTCTAAAAGCATAAAGCCAGGCAATATGCCGGTTCACAAGTCTTTTTCTGCGATCTTCTAATTCAAATGAACCCATTTTTTCGTGTTGAGTATCAAAAGCATATACCATTGCAGCGAAAGATCTGCTTGAATTAACGATTCCGCCCCATATTTTTCTTGCTTCCCAAAGTCTGTCGTACGCCTGGTTATTTTTAAAACCTACAAGAAAAGCTTCTGCAGTACCAATTAACGCTACAGGAACCCAAGGAATAATCATCCATTCCCAATTGAAAAAATGGAATAAAACAGCAATTAAAGTACACCAAATAGATATTAAAATTACATGAAAACCAGATAAATTGAGTACCTGTCTGTAATTAACGTATTTTGTAGTAATCATAGTTTTTAATCTTATAAAAATCTATTCAAAGTAACAAAAAGTGTACAAAAAAACCTCTAAAGCTAGAGGTTTGTTAATATTTAATTATTAATGTCAATTAAAAATTGAGCATTTCTTCAATTTTCACTGCTAATTTCTCGGCATTAGGCAGCATTTCTTTCTCTAAAACCAAGTTAATAGGAACAGCAGGAGTATCTAAAGATCCCATTGTTTCCACAGGAGCATCGAGATATTTAAAGCAGTTTTTGGAAATTCTGTGTGCGAATGCTTCTGCAAAAGAGTTGTTGAGTTGTTCTTCTGTTAAAACAATACATTTTCCGTGAGCTTTTACTCTTTCGAAAACCAATTCTTCATCCAAAGGAATTAATGTTCTTAAGTCAATGACTTCAATTCTTCCGTTGAATTTTTTAGCAGCTTCTTTTGCCCAGTAATTACCCATTCCATAGGTAACTACCAATAATGTTCTGCCTTTTTCGGTTTCAGTTTTATCAGCTTCAATTATTACTTTTCCCTTTCCGAAAGGTAAAATATAATCTTCGGCAGGTTCTACGGTTTTCGCATCTTCTGTTCCCGGAACTTTGCTCCAGTACAAACCTTTATGTTCGAGCATAACCACCGGATTGGGATCGTAATAGGCTGCTTTCAGTAAACCTTTAAAATCGGCTGCATTACTCGGATAAGCTATTTTAATTCCTTTAATGTTGGCTAATATGCTTTCTACACTTCCGCTGTGATAAGGTCCGCCACCTCCGTAAGCTCCTATCGGAACTCTAATGATATTGCTTACAGGAAATTTACCTTGACTTAAATAGCATGATTTGGAAATCTCTGTAATCAACTGATTGATTCCAGGGTAAATATAATCGGCAAACTGAACTTCAACAATAGGTTTTAAACCAACTGCACTCATTCCCGTGGTAGAGCCAATAATATAAGCCTCCTGAATTGCGGTATTGAAAACTCTTTTACTGCCAAATTTTTTCCCTAAAGTAACTGTTTCACGGAAAACCCCACCAATTCTTTCACCTACGTCCTGTCCATAGAGCAATGCTTCAGGATGTTTCCACATCAATTCCTGAATGGCATGAATGGCAGCATCTACCATCACAATTTTTTCACCACCTTCAGGTTCGCGTGTTCCAACTTCTTCTGTAATGGGAGTTGGAGCAAAAATATGATTCATTACTGTTTGTGGCTCCGGATCTTTAGCATTTTGAGCTTTTTCGAAAGCTTCTTCTGCTTCAAGACGGGCCTTTTTGGTCATTTGCTTTAAAAGATCTTCGTCCGTTCCATTTTCAAGAAGATAATTTCTTAAAATTTCTCCCGGATCTTTTGCTCTGTGTTTTACCAAATCTTCATCGTCCCGGTAAAATTCTCGTCTTACGCCGGAAGTATGATGGCCTATTAAAACAGTCTTAGCACAAACAACTAAAGGCTTTCGTTCTGTTCTCACAAAATCGAAAGCGTTTTTCATTACTTCGAAACTTTCAACAAAATCGGTTCCGTCTACTCGCATTCTGCCAAGTCCTTCAAAACCGGCAACAAAGTCGTAAGCATCACACGTTCTGGCTTCTTCTTTGGTTACAGAAATTCCCCACTCATTATCCTGTACAAGAAAAATAATAGGAAGTTGGTGTAACGCAGAAAACTGAAGTGCTTCACTCACTTCACCTTCTGTAACAGAATTATCGCCAAGACTGCAGACTACTACAGGATTGTTTTCGAACTGCCGCAAATTAAAATCCTGAATATATTTTATTCCCTGTGCAACACCGGCAGTTGGAATAGTCTGCATTCCTGTTGCGGAACTCTGATGAATTATTTTGGGTTTGTCTTCTTCTCTGCTGGAAGGATGAGAATAATAAGACCTGCCTCCCGAAAAAGGATCGTCGGCTTTTGCCAACAGCTGAAGCATCAGTTGATAAGGTTCAAAACCAATTCCTAAAAGAATACTTTCGTCTCTGTAATAAGGAGAAACCCAATCTTCTTTTTTTAGCTGATAAGCGGTAGCCAACTGAATGGCTTCGTGACCTCTGGATGTACTGTGCACGTATTTACAAATGCTTCTGTTTTCCTCATAAATATCTGCCATTGCTTTGGCGAGCATCATGTGGTGATAAGCTTTTAGTAAAATATCCTGAGAAACTTTTTCGTGAAGTGTATTTTCCATAGTAAGCAAAGATATACAAAAAAATAAAATACGAACAAGTGTTAGTATTTCTCTTTAAATCTATGATTTTAAGAATTTATTACTGTTTTTATCCTGCGAAATGTACCGATAAAATAATTTATAAATAAATTTTTGATAATCAATAAATTATATTTAACAATGAAAATAAATTTTTAATGTAGATTTGTATAGTGTTTTAAAGGAAACTGGCTTTAAAGAATGTGAAAATGATGAGGTGGAAGCTTGGTGGAATGATAACAGAAAATCATGTGTAGGAATACAAGATTAGCTAAATTCTAAAATCAAGAGATATCAATATCTCATAAAATTGATGTGAATTGTAATAATTATTTTAAAAAAATTCCTTCTTGTTTAAGCATGAATGATAATTTAAAAAAACAAAAAAACTATTTCAGATGACAGGTAAGATTATAGGTGTGGGAAATTGCATCCCCGAAGAAACTATAACTCATTTATTTTTTAATCAACATATTTTTCTGGACGAAAATGGTATTCTCTTAAAAGACGACAATTTTTCGATTAGTGAAAAACTTAAAAAAATTACAGGAATTGAAGAAAGAAGATATGCAGAAAGTAATCAGGTAACTTCAGATCTTGGTTTAATTGCTGCTCAGGCTGCCATAGAAGATTCAGGAATAGATCCCGAAACCTTAGATTATATTATTTTTGCACATAATTTTGGGGACGTACAATTTGGTACTGTGCAATCGGATATGGTTCCTAGTCTTGCATCGAGAGTAAAACATTCCCTAAAAATTAAAAATAATCTTTGTGTAGCATACGATTTAATTTTTGGATGTCCTGGTTGGATCGAAGGTATCATTCAAGCCAATGCATTTATAAAATCAGGGATTGCAAAACGGTGTTTGGTTATCGGAGCAGAAACATTGTCCCGTGTTGTTGATATTCACGACAGAGACAGTATGATTTATGCAGATGGAGCAGGTGCCGTTGTGTTGGAAATGAATAACCAGGATGACTCGGGAGTACAGTCGCATCTTTCTGCTTCTCATACGTTGGACGAAAAAGATTTTTTATTTTTCGGAAAATCGTACAATAATGAAGGTTGCGAAAATACAAAGTACATTAAAATGAATGGGCGGAAAATTTATGAATTTGCCTTACAGTACGTACCTGATGCAATGAAAAAATGTCTGGATGACAGCAAATATTCTATAAATGAGCTTTCAAAAATAATAATTCATCAGGCAAACGAAAAGATGGATGAAGCCATTGTAAAAAGGTTTTATCAGTTGTATGATGTTGCAATGCCTGATGATATAATGCCAATGGTTATCCAAAAGCTTGGTAACAGTAGTGTTGCTACAATTCCATCGTTGCTTACCATGATTTTGAAAGGCGAATTAGACGATCATGACATCAAAAAAGGAGATATAGTTTTATTTGCTTCAGTTGGGGCAGGGATGAATATTAATGCTTTTGTCTACAAATTTTAATTTTGTTTTCATTTTTACTTATTTAGCAAATATTTTGAATCATTAGATTTAATTATTTTCTCAAAAATTGCGGATATAAAACATCTTTATTAATATTGTAATGTATGTTGATTTTAAAAGCTTTGAATTCGATAAAAAAATTACAATTTTACAAATATGTTGTGCTTTTACTTCTGATATTGTCAGCTTGTAAAGATTCTCAACATTCGTCTTCACAAATAAATATCGGTTTTGCACAAGGTTTGGGAAACCATCCGTGGCGTCAGGCTATGAATCACGCCATGGAGATTCAGGCTTCGCTCCATTCTGATGTAAATTTAACAATCAGTAAAGCAGACGGTTCTATAAAAAAGCAGATTAACGATATCCAGAAAATGATTGATGACAATCTGGATATTATTATCATTTCACCATTGGATCCGAATGCTTTGGTTCCGGTAGTGGAAAAAGCTTACGCCAAGAAAATCCCAGTGATTTTGTTGGATCGCAAAATAAATTCTGATAAATATGTTACATATATTGGTGCAGATAATGTGGAAATTGGGAAAGAAGCAGCACAATATATTCTTTCCGACTCCAAAACTCTCAAAAAAGTCCTCGAAATAAGAGGTGACGACAATTCTTCGCCCACTACAGAAAGAAGTTTGGGTTTTGAACAAACTCTGAAAAACAATCCCAATGTTGAACTGATAAAAACTTTTCGAGGTCTTCCTGTCGAGGCATTCAGGAAAACGCTGGATTCTCTGGGAAATCAAAATCTTTATGTTTTTTCATTTAATGACGAGTTGGCTTCCAAAGCTTGGCAAGTTGCCAGAAATGCAGGAACTGAAAATCAAATTAAATTTATCGGTGTAGATGGTCTAAATACCAAGGATGGCGGAATTCAGTTGGTTTTAGACGGAAAACTGAATGCTACTTTATTGTATCCAACTGGCGGAACAGAAGCCATAGAAAGTGCCATTAAAATTCATAACGGCGAGACTTTACCAAAGAGAATTAAGCTCAGTACAACCATTATCGACAGGCTGAATGCTGAGATTATGCGGAACCAGTTTGATAAAATTATTGAGCAGCAGGGCGTTATCGAAAATCAGGTGAATGCAGTGAAACAGCAGACAAAATTGTATTCTTCCCAAAAAGAGCTCTTCCGCTGGTCGGTTGTATTACTCATTTTAATGTTTTGCCTTATTGCTTATGCGATTTACCTCATTTATGCTATTAAAATCAAAAATAAGCAGTTAACACTAACCAACGAAAGAGTAACCATCCAAAGAAACCAAATTGAGATGATTGCCGATGAACTTAAAGAAAGCAACGAAGCAAGAGTTAATTTCTTCACCGGGCTTTCTCACGAATTTAAAACGCCTATAACGCTTATTTTGAGCTCATTAGAATCCCTTAAAGATACTTTTAAAAGCAAAGGTACAAAACCGGCTTACGAGTTAGAATTAATCAGTAAGAACTCTAATAGATTATTGCGATTGGTTGATAATCTATTGGATTTTAGGAAGATAGAAAATAAAACCTTTAATCTTCGAGTTTCTAAAACCAATATTTACGATTTTACCTACGGAATTTTTCGGGATTTCGAAAACGAAGCCAAAAAACGAAATATTAAGTTTGAAATCTCTTCATCCAACAAAAATATTGAGTTGTATATCGACCGGAATTTGATGGATAAAGTGTATTTCAACTTATTATCAAACGCCTTCAAATTCACGCCAGACAACGGTAAAATTGAAATTAATATTCAGGACAAAGGGAATCAGGTTGCAATCAGTTTCAAAGATAATGGGATTGGTATTCCTGAAAAAGAAATTTCCAACGTATTCGAAGCCTATTTTAAAGGCTCTAATAATAGAAAAAACAGTTCTGGAATTGGTTTGCATCTTAGCCGCCAGTTCATCGAATTGCATTTGGGGAAAATTGAAGTCAGTTCGTTCCAAGGTACCGAATTTGTTATCAGCCTTTATAAAGGAAACAAACATTTTAACGAAGACCAAATGGTAAAAGAGGCGAGTGTTACAAATGCTGAAACTTTGGCTAAAAATGCAGTCAATCACGATTTTGATGACGAAGGATTTATCCATTCTGCACCTAACGATAATGAGCGTTACTCTCTTCTTTTGGTGGAAGATAATACCGATTTGTCGTTCTTTTTGAATAATAAATTAACTGCCGAGTTCGATGTGATGACTTCGGACGGCACCGATGCGATTGACAAAGCTTTGAGCGAGATTCCGGATATTATTATTTGCGATGTCAATCTTCCTGACAAGAATGGTTTTGAAATCTGCGAAATTCTTAAAAATGACCTTCGGACATCGCACATTCCAATTATTCTGCTCACGGCTTTGGATAATAAAGAATCTTATCTGCAAGGTCTGAAATCTGGAGTAGATTTATATTTAACCAAGCCATTCAATTATCCAATCTTGATTCAGTCGCTGCGTGCATTACTGTATAATCGGGAAAAACTGCGTTATTATTATACCAACAATATCGGCAAAATTGTGGATAGCAAGTCGTTTGGAAGTATCGAGCAAACTTTTGTCAATAAGCTAAACCAAATTATCAAATCTAATATTGATAACCCTGATTTTTCAGTGGAAAATCTCGCAGATTTACTGAATATTTCCAGAATTCAATTGTACCGGAAAATTAAAGCGATGTTTGATGTTAATGTCAGCGATTATATCAATAATATCAGGTTGGAACAGGCTAAATCAATGCTTCAAAACCCCGAACTGACGATTTCTGAAATTGCTTATAAAACTGGTTTTTCCTCGCCCAATTATTTTTCTACGGTGTTCAAAAATAAATTTGGCGTTTCACCTAATGTGTTTAGAAAATCTGCTGGAGAAGATTAATTACAGATAACTTTTTTATTTCTTTGATTCACTCTTGATAAAATCAACAACAGCATCCATAGCGACTTGTGCTTTTGGGTGCGCAGCCGACCATAGACCGCCCAAATGATCTTCGTTAGGAACATCAACTAATTTGGCTTCCACATTGGCTTTTTTCAGTTTCTCATACCACGCAATGCCTTGTGGTTTTAGCATATCTTTTTCGCAAGTGATAACAAGTGTTGACGGCGAAAACGAAATATCTTTTGCAAGAATTGGCGAAATGATAGGATCATCAGGCGATTTTCCTTTGAGATACATTTTTGCAACAATATTATAATAAAAATCTTTAATATCTCTGAGATCCACAGGAGGATTAACCAAAACCACATTGCTAATCTTTTTCTTACCCTGTTCTTTTACAAGTAGAGAAGTAGCTAAAAGTGCACCGCCACTATCGCCTAATAATGTCAGATGTTTGGCATCACCATTCCACTGGGAAGCGGTTTTTAGAATCCAGGATAAAACAGCATCACATTCATTAAGACCTGTAGGATAAGGATATTCCGGAGGTCTTTTATAGTCGATAGCCACAACAATGCTTTTTGTTTTTGCAGACAGATAACGGGAAATGTTATCGTGCGTGTTGAGATCACCACCAACCAATGCGCCGCCGTGAATTTGGAATATAAGAGGAAGTTTTTTATTAGTGATTTCTGGATAATAAAGCCTTATTTTTATGGAATCACTACCATCCATCACCACCTTGTCCTCCGTTTTGGCAACTGGCGTTGGTGCAATATGAAACGATGTGATTTCATCAGCTATGGATTTTCTAACCATTGCCGCAATTTTTTGATCCTCTTGTGCGAAAAAGTACGTAAATAAGAATATAAGCAAAATGGAAAATGATGTTTTCATAAGATATATTTTATGATTTAATTGATTTTTTAAAATTAGTAATTTTCCATCAAGTTTAAATTTTAATTTAATTGATTTTCAAAGTATTGCATTTTTGGTGCTTATATTATCAATTAACCTGTTGTGCATTTAGCACAGATTAATTTTTAATTTGTTCAAACTTATTTTGCACACGAAAAAATTCAGGTATTGAATCATCGTAAAAGAAGTTATTTTTGATACTATTCTTGTTGCCAAACCCTGAAAGGTTTTTGCAAAGTTGATGTTTATTGTGAACTGTCCGCACAGTTGCGATATATTCGTTTCAATCCGCTTTCTGATTTTTGATTTCGCTTTTGAAAACTCCACAAAATTATGTTGATTTTACGCATTGCAACCGAAAGATTAATCTTGGAATAGTTGAATAAATCTACCTGAAGTTCTTTGCTGATGTATCCTCTATCTCCAATTAACAGGCAATTTTTAAAATTTTCTTTAATGTCATGAAGATAATTCACATCATGAAGATGAGCAGGCGAAAAATCGAAAGAGTGAATTGCGAAGCACATCACGAATACCTTTAAAAAATGAAAAATAAATGAGTAAAGATTCCGTTTTTCTTGCAAACTGCATGAAGTTTGTAGCCAAAATATCTTGACTTCTGTGCAGCACAATATCCAAATGCGGGTTTTATTTCTTGCATGGAGCAGATTGCGGAACGATTTGCTCTGCTTATTTTACAGATTTCAATGGGTGTTGAATCCACAATGAAGACATCTGTAAAATCAGAAAACTTGCTGCTCAAAGTTTCTCTAATTTTTTCAATGTATGGAAAAAGCTTCCTTCTCCTTTTGTATAGACGCTTCTTTCAATTTTTCCGTCCAAATTAGTTCCGGAAATATATCTAAATAACTGTAATTCAGAATTAATAGACATATATTCAGCAGTAATATTGAGTGCGACAAGTTCCAAATCAGACATTTTTGGAAGCCCGATCTGTTTAGTCGTCGCAATATGTTTGCAGGTTGTTGTCAATTGGCTACACCGAACCACTTCGCTAGGTTTCTTTTAAAATATTTTCGTAGTTTTGAAAAAGATTGTTCATATATATAATCGATTAGCAGTCAATTAAATATACGGTTTTTTATTCAAATGGACAATCTTTTTTATTTTTTAATTTCTAAATGCACAATGGGTTAAAATATTATAATCCAATTGAAATAGACAAACCTTTTTTCCTTGTAATGATGACAAATAAGTGATTTTCTTACTAATACAAGATAAAATGCAAAACTTTAGTGTAAAAATTTTAACTAAGAATCTTTAGCTACTGCCAAAATAAACCATGCAAAATTATATTGAGATAAAATGTAAATTTTTAAAACAATATTTTATATACTAAAAGATATTCTAATCATAATTATTTTTTTTTAATTTTGCAAAAAAAATAATGTTCAGAAATTTTTTTTTATTTTCTATATTCTTTGTTACAATTACAATATACAGAGGGCAAAGTGTAGGAATAAATACACAAACTCCTGAAGCAAGTGCAATCTTAGATTTAGAAAGCTTCGTAGGAACAAAAGCCACCGCCACTGCAACTATCTCTAATGGTGCTGTTACAGGTATTACTATAACAAATCCTGGAGAAGGTTATACTTTTACACCTAGCATTTCTTTTGTAGGGGGTGGAGCTGTTCTTAATGGCGGTACAAGAGCCACAGCTACAGTAACAGTAAGTGGTGGCAAGGTTACAAACTACAGTATTACAAACGGAGGTTCCGGTTATACCTCTGCGCCAACTGTTGTATTTGGTAACAATAATAAAGGGTTATTGATACCAAGATTAAATATCGCATCTCTTTCTAATTTTACAAGTCCTGTAAACAACCCTGCAGATGGACTCTTAGCATACAATATTGGAAGCCCTACGAATAGCAATGAGAAAAGTATCTATTATTTTGATAGTATTAAAAATAGTTGGGTCAGCGGATTGAAATCTGTAAATACGCCAAGAATAGCATACTTGGATGTAACAGGAGATACAAGTGTCTTGACGAATGCAGGGGCTGGATATACAAATGTCGCCCTGCAAAATAAACCAAAGATTGCACCCGTATCTAACATAGCTGGTTTAGATATCTATACTTATAACAACAATCAATATGGTATAATACTACCTCAAGGTGATTATGTTGTAGAGATTAATTTTAATTTAACAACACCGCCACCAAGTTCTACAGATAGTAATTATTACATAATGGGATATTTTATAGATTTATATAATGACAATTATAATAATAGTACAAAAACAATAACATCATTTGGAAGTGACTTTAACCGAAAAGAGAATGTTGTAACCTCGAAACTAAATACAAATCATTTTGTGCCCTGGATGTATTTTGTACATGTACCTACAACGAGTAATCCAAGGCAGATGTATTGTTTAAGAATGTTCATTGGAAGGATGCAGGACAGCACCTATAATACCACAGCAATCATAAAAGACATTGGTTCATATATAAAGATATCAAAGATAAAATAATGAAAAAAAATAAATCATTTCTTTTCCTAATTTTTTTAGCAACAAGTAATTTGTTTTTGGCGCAATTAGGTATTGGTACAACAAGTGTAAAGCCATCTGCTGGATTAGAAGTTTCTAGCTCAACCAATAAAGGGTTATTATTACCAAGAGTAGATATTAGTGACATTACCGATAGTACCAAACCTATAAACAATCCAGCCACTGGACTTATTGTCTTTAACATTGGATCCATGCTAACATCCGGAATATATATATGGTACGATGCACAATGGAACTTAGTTTCCGATTCAGCAGGTTTAGTTGGTTTTATGTTATTACAGAAAAAAGGTGATGTATCTATATTGGGAGGTCTCGATAATGGGACTTATCAAAATTTCACTTCTGGGTTTAATATGAATGTTCTTAAAAATGATATTGGTGCAAGTTATACCTCAGAGGGAGCAATAACTTTACCTGCCAACAGTGGTTATGTGCTTAATTTATGTATTAATATTAGAAACACAAAAGAAACAAAAACATCTGGAATCAAGAATTTTCCTATTCAAGTCCATTTGTATCAAATAAAACTAATAGATCCTAGTACAAATACTCAGTATGGAGATACAATAAGTATCAATGCAACATCTAGTACCCTAGATAACAGTACAAATACCTTTGTTGGGAATCATTTAATAAATGCTAGTTTTGCTTTTTCAACAAAATCAGAGATAAAACTTATACCAGCAATTACACACTATGATGGGGGAACCTATCAGAAAAGTTCTACCGGTACGCCAGACGGCAGTGTAATTGTAGAAAATATTAAAATTGATATACAAAGAGGAATTTTAGTACAGTAATTATGAAAAAAACATTAATAATAATTTTATTTTTAAAATTTTGCTCGGTTTATTCACAAGTACAAGTAAAAAATACAAGTAATACGGCACCCTTAGAACCATCATCAATGCTAGATGTAAATTATTCTGATAAAGGTATCATAATACCATCATATGATTTACAGAGCCTTACCAGTACAACTACTCCAATTGTAAATCCTGTAGATGGGCTAATTATTTTTAATAAAGGTGGTAGCACAACATCTTATCCTAGAGGTATTTACACTTGGTCGAATAATAGTTGGAACAAAGTTACAATCAGTGGTAACGAAGCACAATCAATGGTATTAAACATTACAAGAGCTAGTCCTCAGTCTGGCAGTCCAACACTTATTCCAGCAAATACTTATAATAATGTCATCAACAATTTTACGGTTAGTACAAATTCTATTATCGGAGCGTCATTATCGAATGGAGATACTATAGTCTTACCAAAAGGTATTTATGTTATAAAATATAGTGTGGATACTATTAACAACCAATCAAATACCAACACAGGAGATGATAATATTAGTTACGAATTATCTGGAAATAATAAAGAAATTACGACCTGCATAAGAAGTTTTATGATAAATTCTTCTAACAGTACTACACCTCTTTCTGGTACAAATAGAGATTGCAAAACCTCCAACTCCTTCTCAGTTTACAATGGTACCTTCTTCTTAGATTTAAGCAATGCAACAGGTAATACAAATGTGCAGCAAAGGTTTGAGTTTGATGACACTGGCAATATAAATGGTTTAAAAAGAAATCCATTGAGAATTAGAACAAACTATGTTTTGTTAATTACTAAAATGCCGAGCTAAAGATTTTATAATACTTAAAACAAAAAAATTGGCAATTAATTAATCGCCAATTTTTTTCTCATCATCTGTACTAATACTTTGTGGAGTGGCTATCTTGTCGTATAACCACCGTTTGCAAAAATCGTTTGTCCGGTAATCCACCAACCATCAGTTACTAGAAATTCCACAAGCGGTGCAATGTCTTTGATGTCGGTTAATCCACCTAAATCAGAAGCTTGTTTGTGGTAAGCCACAGCGTCATCACTTTCTTGTCCATAGAAAAATGGCGTGTCCATAGGTCCTGGCGCTACTGCAGTTACGGAAATACCACGAGAACCAAATTCCTTA encodes the following:
- a CDS encoding porin family protein, whose product is MKKILLASAMALSISSFAQIDLRGTRFGLTAGGNYSRVKNAHNPSGARFAFQGGVLALIPIGKADQFYLQPEVVYYGAGESGKDKNAKGTPGYNAMYANNYISVPVSFKGYFSEAESEFFGLIGPRFNFLLNQKVTNESRDIYKTDQEGKANSFNFAIGAGIGYSYKRQLEVALKYDLGLSNTYPKLDESKLDPNSLKKKSEQVLSISLSYIFE
- a CDS encoding bestrophin family protein; translated protein: MITTKYVNYRQVLNLSGFHVILISIWCTLIAVLFHFFNWEWMIIPWVPVALIGTAEAFLVGFKNNQAYDRLWEARKIWGGIVNSSRSFAAMVYAFDTQHEKMGSFELEDRRKRLVNRHIAWLYAFREQILVPTDWEHIKSDQQHTQKINRRRNRLIKAGFPDYGRTPIFLNKYLTEEEVELQSHYKNFATYLIAQQSKDVNELKNENAISDFNQMQLQDCLNEFYTLQGQAERIKKFPLPRQFASTAFVFNVLFIMLLPLGLVNEFSKLGDYGIWMSIPFCIIIGWIYIIMELVGDYSENPFEGLMFDIPMLSICRNIEIDLLQIMGETELPDPISSKNGVLV
- a CDS encoding alpha-ketoacid dehydrogenase subunit alpha/beta, translating into MENTLHEKVSQDILLKAYHHMMLAKAMADIYEENRSICKYVHSTSRGHEAIQLATAYQLKKEDWVSPYYRDESILLGIGFEPYQLMLQLLAKADDPFSGGRSYYSHPSSREEDKPKIIHQSSATGMQTIPTAGVAQGIKYIQDFNLRQFENNPVVVCSLGDNSVTEGEVSEALQFSALHQLPIIFLVQDNEWGISVTKEEARTCDAYDFVAGFEGLGRMRVDGTDFVESFEVMKNAFDFVRTERKPLVVCAKTVLIGHHTSGVRREFYRDDEDLVKHRAKDPGEILRNYLLENGTDEDLLKQMTKKARLEAEEAFEKAQNAKDPEPQTVMNHIFAPTPITEEVGTREPEGGEKIVMVDAAIHAIQELMWKHPEALLYGQDVGERIGGVFRETVTLGKKFGSKRVFNTAIQEAYIIGSTTGMSAVGLKPIVEVQFADYIYPGINQLITEISKSCYLSQGKFPVSNIIRVPIGAYGGGGPYHSGSVESILANIKGIKIAYPSNAADFKGLLKAAYYDPNPVVMLEHKGLYWSKVPGTEDAKTVEPAEDYILPFGKGKVIIEADKTETEKGRTLLVVTYGMGNYWAKEAAKKFNGRIEVIDLRTLIPLDEELVFERVKAHGKCIVLTEEQLNNSFAEAFAHRISKNCFKYLDAPVETMGSLDTPAVPINLVLEKEMLPNAEKLAVKIEEMLNF
- a CDS encoding 3-oxoacyl-ACP synthase III family protein; amino-acid sequence: MTGKIIGVGNCIPEETITHLFFNQHIFLDENGILLKDDNFSISEKLKKITGIEERRYAESNQVTSDLGLIAAQAAIEDSGIDPETLDYIIFAHNFGDVQFGTVQSDMVPSLASRVKHSLKIKNNLCVAYDLIFGCPGWIEGIIQANAFIKSGIAKRCLVIGAETLSRVVDIHDRDSMIYADGAGAVVLEMNNQDDSGVQSHLSASHTLDEKDFLFFGKSYNNEGCENTKYIKMNGRKIYEFALQYVPDAMKKCLDDSKYSINELSKIIIHQANEKMDEAIVKRFYQLYDVAMPDDIMPMVIQKLGNSSVATIPSLLTMILKGELDDHDIKKGDIVLFASVGAGMNINAFVYKF